From the Astatotilapia calliptera chromosome 6, fAstCal1.2, whole genome shotgun sequence genome, one window contains:
- the cep20 gene encoding centrosomal protein 20, which translates to MATITELKCALRETLESRGVLGQLKARIRAEVFSALDDQREPRPPLSHENLIINELIREYLEFNKYRYTASVLTAESGQPEVPLDRQFLANELKVTEDPSSKSVPLLYGLVSHFVNSSNKGGKVFLRGAAAINTPGTDA; encoded by the exons GTGCG CTTTGAGGGAAACGCTGGAGTCTCGCGGTGTGCTGGGCCAGCTGAAGGCTCGCATCCGGGCGGAGGTGTTCAGCGCCCTGGATGACCAGCGTGAACCGCGACCTCCCCTGTCCCACGAAAACCTGATCATCAACGAGCTCATCAGGGAGTACTTGGAGTTCAACAAGTACAGATACACAGCGTCTGTGCTGACTGCAG agtCGGGCCAACCCGAAGTTCCTTTGGACAGACAGTTCCTGGCGAATGAGCTGAAAGTCACTGAGGATCCAAGCTCCAAGTCAGT accTCTTCTATATGGCTTAGTGTCCCActttgtgaacagcagtaatAAGGGAGGGAAGGTGTTTCTGCGAGGCGCTGCTGCCATTAACACTCCTGGAACTGATGCCTAA